A single Fibrobacter sp. DNA region contains:
- the rpmG gene encoding 50S ribosomal protein L33: protein MPRELITLECTECNQRNYDCDKNKRLHPSRVEYKKYCPFCRKHTVHKETK, encoded by the coding sequence ATGCCTAGAGAACTCATCACGCTCGAATGCACCGAATGCAATCAGCGCAACTATGACTGCGATAAGAACAAGCGTCTTCACCCCTCTCGCGTAGAGTACAAGAAGTATTGCCCGTTCTGCCGCAAGCATACTGTTCACAAGGAAACCAAGTAA